The following are encoded together in the Drosophila takahashii strain IR98-3 E-12201 chromosome X, DtakHiC1v2, whole genome shotgun sequence genome:
- the LOC108056432 gene encoding adhesive plaque matrix protein translates to MTAFQLLPLGLVALFAGSVWAWDYGVPYYPAPSYFERQQPYDYPCPPSGSDSLVCAGAPGAQASTFPSPCEVQRFRILTGIDWEIIHEGRCETLEVCPDNCQDQYSPVCGKYKDTRRNYRSECELQLVKCRTGHPWRKQHDGPCESRYPVAQSPRVQSYNPYAINPYQPNYGSYGSQGPYGSQGPYASQGPYGSHRPYSPYGSQSQSQAYPQSSFVSPKPAYEAPVYHPYEISWENLPTESDYAVTAKPYTNPTYKATPTTSSTSTSTTTTTTSTTTTSTTPKADETTEASRVTTNPRQNIKVNAVVEEAANTTTQPPVTEAPTTVKPETEQPTESSVTAPPLKKYATTASPQHATTTARPSKPSLSINAVKEPEQKAEQTSEQPTSTESSTPKRYPAPNVYKASPVYSTTLATEDKEINEDSLGQVIKINAVEEEKKAEGTTETQQTSTPKASPTYPSYPTYPVYGSTESPKDDDSLKKVIKINAVEEEKKAEGTTETQKTSTPKASPTYPSYPTYPVYGSTESPKDDDSLKKVIKINAVEEEKKAEGTTETEQTSTPKASPTYPTYPTYPVYGSTESPKDDDSLKKVIKINAVEEEKKAEGTTETQQTSTPKASPTYPSYPSYPVYGSTVSPEDEETKVDSLDEVIKINAVEEEKKAERTTETQKTSTPKTSPTYPSYPTYPVYGSTEAPEDEEIKVDSLDEVIKINAVEEEKKAEGTTETQQTSTPKASPTYPSYPTYPVYSSTESPEDEEINEDSLGQVIKINAVDANTEKKPDETTETQSSSESSTLKASPTYPSYPTYPSSRAYNTYPVRASTEAPGNKNEESSRRPLDEAIKINAVSVPQNESLPETSQNSTSATTASSSDISPGVEEELKTESEDIPEIVKTESVSKNGTVVNLEVTCKRETKKLKLDTSSSDNRSNLYFIFLGC, encoded by the exons ATGACAGCTTTCCAACTACTTCCACTTGGCCTCGTTGCCCTCTTTGCGGGTTCGGTTTGGGCCTGGGATTACGGAGTTCCTTACTATCCAGCACCGAGCTACTTCGAACGTCAGCAGCCCTACGATTATCCCTGTCCACCGTCGGGATCGGATAGTCTGGTTTGTGCCGGTGCTCCCGGTGCCCAGGCATCCACCTTTCCCAGTCCCTGCGAAGTCCAGCGGTTCAGAATCCTAACGGGAATAG ACTGGGAGATCATCCACGAGGGCAGGTGTGAAACCTTGGAGGTCTGTCCGGATAATTGCCAGGATCAGTACAGTCCCGTCTGCGGCAAGTACAAGGATACCAGGCGAAACTACAGGAGCGAGTGCGAACTGCAGCTGGTCAAGTGCCGCACAGGACATC CTTGGAGGAAGCAGCACGATGGCCCCTGTGAAAGTAGATATCCAGTCGCCCAATCACCGCGCGTCCAAAGCTATAATCCCTATGCGATCAACCCGTATCAACCGAACTACGGATCTTACGGATCTCAAGGACCCTATGGCTCCCAAGGACCTTATGCATCTCAAGGACCCTACGGATCTCATAGACCATACAGTCCCTATGGGTCGCAATCTCAGTCTCAGGCGTATCCTCAAAGCTCTTTCGTATCCCCGAAACCCGCTTATGAGGCTCCGGTCTATCACCCCTATGAGATTTCCTGGGAGAACCTGCCCACTGAGTCCGATTACGCCGTAACCGCCAAGCCCTACACAAATCCCACCTACAAGGCCACGCCAACGACTTCTTCCACAAGCACAAGCACTACCACTACAACTACTTCCACTACAACCACTTCCACAACACCCAAAGCAGATGAGACCACAGAGGCCTCGAGGGTAACTACCAACCCCAGGCAGAATATAAAGGTGAATGCAGTGGTCGAGGAAGCAGCTAATACGACCACTCAACCGCCGGTGACTGAAGCCCCAACTACAGTGAAGCCTGAGACGGAACAGCCCACAGAGTCTAGTGTCACTGCTCCGCCCCTGAAGAAATACGCGACAACCGCTTCACCCCAGCATGCAACAACCACAGCAAGACCTTCAAAACCTTCTCTTTCGATAAACGCAGTAAAGGAACCTGAACAGAAAGCTGAGCAGACCAGTGAACAGCCAACCAGCACAGAATCGAGCACACCTAAAAGGTATCCAGCCCCCAATGTTTATAAGGCATCTCCAGTCTACAGCACCACTTTAGCTACGGAGGATAAAGAAATTAACGAAGACTCTCTAGGCCAGGTCATCAAAATTAATGCAGTGGAAGAGGAGAAGAAAGCTGAAGGGACTACTGAAACCCAACAGACTAGCACTCCCAAAGCTTCACCAACTTATCCGTCCTATCCAACTTATCCAGTCTACGGTTCTACTGAATCTCCCAAAGATGATGACTCTCTAAAAAAGGTCATCAAAATTAATGCAGTGGAAGAAGAGAAGAAAGCTGAAGGGACTACTGAAACCCAAAAGACTAGCACTCCCAAAGCCTCACCAACTTATCCGTCATATCCAACTTATCCAGTCTATGGTTCTACTGAATCTCCGAAAGATGATGACTCTCTAAAGAAGGTCATCAAAATTAATGCAGTGGAAGAAGAGAAGAAAGCTGAAGGGACTACCGAAACCGAACAGACAAGCACTCCCAAAGCTTCACCAACTTATCCGACATATCCAACTTATCCAGTCTACGGTTCTACTGAATCTCCGAAAGATGATGACTCTCTAAAGAAGGTCATCAAAATTAATGCAGTGGAAGAAGAGAAGAAAGCTGAAGGGACTACTGAAACCCAACAGACTAGCACTCCCAAAGCTTCACCAACTTATCCGTCATATCCAAGTTATCCAGTCTACGGTTCTACTGTATCTCCGGAGGATGAAGAAACTAAAGTAGACTCTCTAGATGAGGTCATCAAAATTAATGCAGTTGAAGAAGAGAAGAAAGCTGAAAGGACTACTGAAACGCAAAAAACTAGTACTCCAAAAACCTCACCAACTTATCCGTCTTATCCAACTTATCCAGTCTACGGTTCTACTGAAGCTCCGGAGGATGAAGAAATTAAAGTAGACTCTCTAGACGAGGTCATCAAAATTAATGCAGTGGAAGAGGAGAAGAAAGCTGAAGGGACTACCGAAACCCAACAGACTAGCACTCCCAAAGCCTCACCAACTTATCCGTCATATCCGACTTATCCAGTCTACAGTTCTACTGAATCTCCGGAGGATGAAGAAATTAACGAAGACTCTCTAGGCCAGGTCATCAAAATTAATGCAGTGGATGCCAATACTGAGAAGAAACCTGACGAGACCACTGAGACCCAGAGTAGTTCGGAGTCTAGCACTCTCAAAGCGTCACCTACCTACCCATCATATCCAACTTATCCGTCCTCGAGAGCCTATAACACTTATCCAGTTCGTGCCTCTACTGAAGCTCCTGGGAATAAAAACGAAGAATCCTCTAGAAGACCTTTGGATGAGGCCATCAAGATTAACGCAGTTTCGGTTCCCCAAAACGAATCATTGCCAGAAACCAGCCAAAACTCAACCTCTGCAACAACTGCTTCATCCTCCGATATTTCTCCTGGAGTGGAAGAAGAACTCAAGACTGAATCGGAAGATATTCCTGAAATCGTGAAGACAGAAAGTGTCAGTAAGAACGGAACGGTGGTGAAT
- the Mur11Da gene encoding LOW QUALITY PROTEIN: uncharacterized protein Mur11Da (The sequence of the model RefSeq protein was modified relative to this genomic sequence to represent the inferred CDS: substituted 1 base at 1 genomic stop codon) has translation MWRVFACLVLMSALTFAQGRREDYPGFPRFKNIPRYNQRPCGPRVCGKSGLCYRGFESICDLNEYNLKMIFSGQEEFDLTDLIYCQEPPPRPKIVDVGYYYNQRSLLVAQPPRSTYSSPIPRPRISQIPQYIGRYDVMPPPDTYGPQAIDYVLPYPVWALKRPQTPPRRNPVSYRPPYWHYPTRRPETTKRPCYEETTTTTKAPISTKAPEYLTTTTTSQPSTSTTTTEPSTTTNTASSTTTSTEASTTTTTTEASTTTTTERTTTTTPEPITTTTTEPTTTTTEQTTEPTTTTEPTTTTKLTTTTDPSTTTSQDPSTTTTKDTTPSTTTDSSTETTTDPSTTVTTESTTTTERSETSTTTTIDPSTTTTTVPFTTTTTTDPSTTTTTDPSTTTTTDPSTTTTTVPSTTTTSVPSTTTTTTESFTTTTSDPTTTTESSTTTTTAPSTTTTTVPSTTTTTVASTTTTTIPSTTSTTASSTTTTTDPTTISSTTATTESSTTTTTTNPTTVLSTTTTTTDPTTISTTDPPTTSTTTEASTTSTTAASVSRTLNPXQIKRFSIEVRDEEGRLLDFVLADAIEPGCTEITNVLITTGSRVVFEFSGCIVPKTSTKTLSEATTTTSTTTTTTTGPTTTQGTPYYQWFGQSSNYAQSHVIYTY, from the exons ATGTGGAGAGTGTTTGCCTGTTTGGTCCTGATGTCAGCTTTGACCTTCGCCCAGGGTCGTCGAGAGGATTACCCGGGATTTCCGCGCTTCAAAAACATTCCCAGATATAACCAACGACCCTGCGGCCCCCGAGTCTGTGGCAAAAGTGGACTTTGTTATCGTGGTTTTGAGAGCATTTGCGACCTCAACGAGTATAATCTAAAGATGATATTCAGTGGACAGGAAG AATTCGATTTGACTGACCTTATTTATTGCCAAGAGCCACCGCCGCGGCCAAAGATTGTAGATGTGGGCTACTATTATAATCAACGAAGTTTGCTTGTGGCTCAACCACCTCGCTCGACTTACTCATCACCCATTCCCAGACCCAGAATTTCACAAATTCCGCAATATATCGGACGTTACGACGTAATGCCGCCACCGGATACTTATGGTCCTCAAGCAATAGACTATGTGCTTCCGTATCCGGTATGGGCTCTTAAGCGGCCCCAAACACCACCCAGAAGGAACCCAGTGAGCTATAGGCCTCCATATTGGCACTATCCGACCAGGAGGCCCGAAACAACCAAGCGGCCATGTTATGAGGAAACTACAACCACCACAAAGGCTCCTATATCAACGAAAGCCCCTGAATATTTAACAACCACCACAACATCTCAACCCTCTACATCGACGACCACAACTGAACCTTCAACAACTACAAATACGGCATCATCCACGACAACTAGCACTGAAGCttctacaacaacaactaccacTGAAGCttctacaacaacaaccacggAGAGAACTACGACAACTACCCCTGAGCCAataacaacgacaacaacagaGCCTACAACGACAACTACAGAACAAACAACAgagccaacaacaaccactgagccaacaacaaccactAAATTGACAACGACCACAGACCCATCAACGACAACTTCCCAAGACCCCTCCACTACGACAACGAAAGATACAACACCATCAACAACCACAGATTCTTCTACAGAAACGACTACGGATCCGTCGACAACGGTAACAACAGaatcaacaacaacgacagaaCGTTCAGAAACTTCCACTACAACAACGATCGACccttcaacaacaacaacgaccgTTCCttttacaacaacaacaacaaccgatccttctacaacaacaacaaccgatccttctacaacaacaacaaccgatccttctacaacaacaacgaccgttccttccacaacaacaacgtcCGTTCcttctacaacaacaacaaccacagagTCTTTTACAACGACAACAAGTGatccaacaacaactacagaatcttctacaacaacaacgaccgctccttccacaacaacaacgaccgttccttccacaacaacaacgaccgttgcttccacaacaacaacgaccaTCCCTTCTACAACATCAACTACAGCGTCGTCCACAACGACAACGACGGATCCAACAACGATATCTTCTACAACAGCAACCACAGAGTCttctacaacaacaacgacgactAATCCCACCACAGTTTtatctacaacaacaacaacaacagaccCAACAACGATATCAACTACGGATCCCCCTACGACATCAACAACAACGGAAGCCTCAACCACTTCAACCACTGCGGCGTCTGTAagtagaacattaaa TCCATGACAGATTAAACGATTCTCTATTGAAGTCAGAGATGAAGAGGGACGCTTACTAGACTTCGTTTTAGCAGATGCGATAGAGCCAGGCTGCACGGAGATCACTAATGTCCTGATAACCACAGGATCAAGAGTCGTCTTTGAGTTCTCAGGGTGCATTGTGCCAAAGACTTCTACAAAGACCCTCAGTgaagccaccaccaccacttcCACTACCACTACCACAACCACTGGGCCAACAACCACCCAGGGAACTCCGTACTACCAGTGGTTTGGCCAATCCTCGAACTACGCTCAATCCCATGTCATTTATACCTATTAG